The Iamia majanohamensis genome window below encodes:
- a CDS encoding helix-turn-helix transcriptional regulator: protein MPLPTDRPPGRARRPGPFVGRRDELSRLGGVLARAEAAATVAWVEGPSGIGKTALVRRALDEAPTRLRIAVSGAEDEGSLRFGVVDQLWTALEATAGPRPPAGPDADPLVVGADLLAVLGSLERPAVVVVDDLQWVDVESARALLFALRRLRDEPLAVVLAGHPDPGVRLGPGWAHHLGDEDAVVRIALGGVSAEDLVALAAGLGEPDLSPRLARRLRAHTDGHPLHARALLEEHGVAGLRRAGRTLPAPRSLATVVADRVGGLADGARGLVQAGAVLGRTFTVDAAARVAAVDDPVAALDAAVEAGLLEEVDGVVAFTHPLVRAATAHGTGPLRRQVLHEAAATVTSGTAALLHRAAAASGPAPDVVAALEAEAADLAAAGDHARAADLLEVAAPLASSPAERDRLVLDAAVGVHAAGDFVRLDALRPRVDACAPGPRRTVVEGLAAFAVNDPVRAEALLGRAVGLRGDPGGGPWASRAAATLALARVQLTDWEGACDAAEVTLAGDSPWDRSVARYALALSCAQVGDTDRARRAAPGPVGDGRGPGALDDLAAAGVAALYAGDLAAAEEALGAVARRARAGEPVHLHEVALANLAHAQHRRGRLDDAAFHAELAVALATDAGRPSGRVAAHGAAAAIAADRGRLDEADAHLAEAAAVPGLDRSRLGRLLVALARAAVADAREDPEAVVAALGAELDGRVEPWMATVGPPTWRALVVGGLVGTGRGADACAALALVRAADVATTWPLRADLARAEGRLAASEGRVDEAEAAYRSGLVADADGPPGPAGARLEADLGRLLVDQGRRRDAVEHLRSARQAFARSGAAAGAARCDEDLARCGLPVRAGDDDPLLLTDAELRVARLVADGATNRAAAAELFVSPKTVEFHLANVYAKLGISSRRDLPTGLGRPDR, encoded by the coding sequence ATGCCGCTGCCGACCGACCGTCCCCCCGGCCGGGCCCGGCGACCGGGCCCGTTCGTCGGGCGGCGCGACGAGCTCTCCCGCCTCGGCGGGGTGCTGGCCCGCGCCGAGGCGGCCGCGACCGTCGCCTGGGTCGAGGGGCCCTCCGGCATCGGCAAGACCGCGCTGGTGCGCCGGGCCCTCGACGAGGCCCCGACCCGTCTGCGGATCGCCGTCAGCGGGGCCGAGGACGAGGGCTCCCTGCGCTTCGGGGTCGTCGACCAGCTGTGGACGGCCCTCGAGGCGACGGCCGGGCCCCGCCCCCCGGCCGGCCCCGACGCCGACCCCCTGGTCGTGGGGGCCGACCTGCTCGCCGTGCTCGGCTCCCTGGAGCGCCCCGCCGTCGTGGTCGTCGACGACCTGCAGTGGGTCGACGTCGAGTCGGCCCGCGCCCTGCTCTTCGCCCTGCGTCGGCTCCGCGACGAGCCCCTCGCGGTGGTCCTCGCCGGGCACCCCGACCCCGGCGTCCGCCTGGGGCCCGGGTGGGCGCACCACCTCGGCGACGAGGACGCGGTCGTCCGCATCGCCCTCGGCGGCGTGTCGGCCGAGGACCTGGTCGCGCTGGCGGCGGGCCTGGGCGAGCCCGACCTCAGCCCGCGCCTGGCCCGGCGGCTGCGGGCCCACACCGACGGCCACCCCCTCCACGCCCGGGCCCTGCTCGAGGAGCACGGCGTCGCCGGCCTCCGCCGCGCCGGTCGCACCCTGCCCGCCCCGCGCTCGCTCGCCACGGTGGTGGCCGACCGGGTCGGGGGGCTGGCGGACGGGGCCCGGGGCCTCGTCCAGGCGGGCGCGGTGCTCGGTCGCACCTTCACCGTGGACGCGGCGGCCCGGGTCGCCGCCGTCGACGACCCGGTGGCGGCGCTCGACGCCGCCGTCGAGGCCGGGCTCCTCGAGGAGGTCGACGGGGTGGTGGCCTTCACCCACCCCCTCGTCCGGGCCGCGACCGCCCACGGCACCGGGCCCCTGCGGCGGCAGGTCCTGCACGAAGCGGCGGCGACTGTCACCTCGGGCACCGCCGCCCTGCTGCACCGTGCCGCGGCCGCGTCGGGGCCGGCCCCGGACGTCGTCGCCGCGCTGGAGGCGGAGGCCGCCGACCTGGCCGCGGCCGGCGACCACGCCCGGGCCGCCGACCTGCTCGAGGTCGCCGCCCCCCTGGCCTCCTCGCCCGCGGAGCGGGACCGCCTGGTCCTCGACGCCGCGGTGGGCGTCCACGCCGCCGGCGACTTCGTCCGCCTGGACGCCCTGCGCCCCCGGGTGGACGCCTGCGCGCCGGGGCCCCGTCGCACCGTCGTTGAGGGCCTGGCCGCGTTCGCGGTGAACGACCCGGTGCGGGCCGAGGCCCTGCTCGGGCGGGCGGTGGGCCTCCGAGGCGACCCGGGTGGTGGGCCGTGGGCGTCGCGCGCCGCCGCCACCCTGGCCCTGGCACGGGTGCAGCTGACCGACTGGGAGGGGGCCTGCGACGCGGCCGAGGTGACCCTGGCCGGTGACTCGCCCTGGGACCGGTCGGTGGCCCGGTACGCACTGGCGCTGTCGTGCGCCCAGGTGGGCGACACCGACCGGGCCCGGAGGGCCGCCCCCGGCCCGGTGGGCGACGGGCGGGGCCCCGGTGCGCTCGACGACCTGGCGGCGGCGGGCGTGGCCGCGCTGTACGCCGGGGACCTGGCCGCCGCCGAGGAGGCCCTCGGGGCCGTGGCCCGGCGGGCCCGGGCCGGCGAGCCCGTGCACCTCCACGAGGTCGCCCTGGCCAACCTGGCCCACGCCCAGCACCGGCGGGGCCGCCTCGACGACGCCGCCTTCCACGCCGAGCTGGCCGTGGCCCTCGCCACCGACGCCGGCCGTCCCAGTGGCCGGGTCGCGGCGCACGGCGCGGCCGCCGCCATCGCCGCGGACCGCGGGCGCCTCGACGAGGCCGACGCCCACCTGGCCGAGGCGGCCGCCGTCCCGGGGCTCGACCGCTCCCGCCTGGGCCGCCTGCTGGTCGCCCTGGCCCGGGCCGCGGTGGCCGACGCCCGCGAGGACCCCGAGGCCGTGGTGGCCGCCCTCGGGGCCGAGCTCGACGGTCGGGTCGAGCCCTGGATGGCCACGGTGGGCCCGCCCACCTGGCGGGCCCTGGTCGTGGGCGGCCTGGTCGGCACCGGGCGGGGCGCCGACGCCTGCGCGGCCCTCGCCCTCGTCCGCGCCGCGGACGTGGCGACCACCTGGCCGCTGCGGGCCGACCTGGCCCGGGCCGAGGGCCGGCTGGCCGCGTCCGAGGGACGGGTCGACGAGGCCGAGGCGGCCTACCGGTCGGGCCTGGTGGCCGACGCCGACGGCCCACCCGGCCCCGCCGGGGCCCGGCTGGAGGCCGACCTCGGACGCCTCTTGGTCGACCAGGGTCGGCGGCGCGACGCCGTGGAGCACCTGCGGTCCGCCCGGCAGGCCTTCGCCCGCAGCGGCGCCGCCGCCGGTGCGGCCCGCTGCGACGAGGACCTGGCCCGCTGCGGCCTCCCGGTCCGGGCCGGCGACGACGACCCCCTCCTGCTGACCGACGCCGAGCTCCGGGTGGCGCGGCTCGTGGCCGACGGGGCCACCAACCGCGCCGCCGCGGCCGAGCTCTTCGTGAGCCCCAAGACCGTCGAGTTCCACCTGGCGAACGTCTACGCCAAGCTCGGCATCTCCTCCCGGCGCGACCTGCCGACCGGGCTGGGCCGCCCCGACCGGTGA
- a CDS encoding MBL fold metallo-hydrolase, protein MEITTIETPSLGDRSYIVHDGTVALVVDPQRDIDRVQAAVDAAGVTVTHVAETHVHNDYVSGGLVLARQAGATYVHAGAEPLRFDHHPVGDGDRFTVGEIEVEVVHTPGHTPHHLTFVARHGDEPPAAFTGGSLLYGTVGRTDLISAEATDGLTRAQHRSARHLAEVLPDATRVYPTHGFGSFCASAPAEGESDGTLATERRINLALTTDDEEAFVERLVSGLTAHPRYYARMGPLNLAGGGPVDLSPPAPVDPVELARRIHRGEWVVDLRQRRAFAADHLAGTVGIELADPFSTYLGWLLPWGMPITLLGDDPEQVAEAQRQLVRIGIDRPSGAATGPGPEAWAPDHDRRAYRVADFGEAAGRAGGVVLDVRRPDEREASHVEGSVHVPLEELLDRLDELPDDELWVHCASGFRASIGAALLDRAGRRVVLVDDAFDHAADAGLTVV, encoded by the coding sequence ATGGAGATCACCACCATCGAGACGCCGTCGCTCGGCGACCGCAGCTACATCGTCCACGACGGCACCGTCGCCCTCGTGGTCGACCCCCAGCGCGACATCGACCGGGTGCAGGCCGCCGTCGACGCTGCGGGTGTCACCGTCACCCACGTGGCCGAGACCCACGTCCACAACGACTACGTCAGCGGGGGCCTGGTGCTCGCCCGCCAGGCCGGGGCGACGTACGTCCACGCCGGGGCCGAGCCGCTGCGGTTCGACCACCACCCCGTGGGCGACGGCGACCGCTTCACGGTGGGGGAGATCGAGGTCGAGGTGGTCCACACGCCGGGCCACACGCCCCACCACCTCACCTTCGTGGCCCGTCACGGCGACGAGCCCCCGGCCGCCTTCACCGGCGGGTCGCTGCTGTACGGGACGGTGGGCCGCACCGACCTCATCTCCGCAGAGGCCACCGACGGCCTCACCCGCGCCCAGCACCGCTCAGCCCGGCACCTGGCCGAGGTCCTCCCCGACGCCACCCGGGTGTACCCGACCCACGGCTTCGGCAGCTTCTGCGCCTCGGCCCCGGCGGAGGGCGAGTCCGACGGCACCCTCGCCACCGAGCGCCGGATCAACCTGGCCCTCACCACCGACGACGAGGAGGCCTTCGTCGAGCGCCTCGTCTCCGGGCTGACCGCCCACCCGCGCTACTACGCTCGGATGGGGCCGCTGAACCTGGCGGGCGGAGGCCCGGTCGACCTCTCGCCCCCCGCCCCGGTCGACCCCGTCGAGCTGGCCCGGCGCATCCACCGGGGCGAGTGGGTGGTCGACCTGCGCCAGCGGAGGGCCTTCGCCGCCGACCACCTGGCCGGCACCGTGGGGATCGAGCTGGCCGACCCGTTCTCCACCTACCTCGGCTGGCTGCTGCCGTGGGGCATGCCGATCACGCTCCTCGGCGACGACCCCGAGCAGGTCGCCGAGGCCCAGCGCCAGCTCGTCCGCATCGGCATCGACCGGCCCTCCGGCGCCGCCACCGGGCCCGGTCCCGAGGCCTGGGCCCCCGACCACGATCGCCGGGCCTACCGGGTCGCCGACTTCGGCGAGGCCGCGGGGCGCGCCGGCGGCGTCGTGCTCGACGTCCGCCGTCCCGACGAGCGCGAGGCCTCCCACGTGGAGGGGTCGGTCCACGTCCCCCTGGAGGAGCTCCTCGACCGGCTCGACGAGCTGCCCGACGACGAGCTGTGGGTCCACTGCGCCAGCGGCTTCCGCGCCAGCATCGGGGCCGCCCTGCTCGACCGGGCCGGCCGGAGGGTCGTCCTCGTCGACGACGCCTTCGACCACGCCGCCGACGCCGGGCTGACCGTGGTCTGA
- a CDS encoding NAD-dependent epimerase/dehydratase family protein: protein MVTGATGFVGSHAVRTLQAAGHEVRLLVRDGVKVERVLGPGVVDPAHVVVGDMTEPEAVDRALEGCDACIHAAAVVSVSTTGGDQSKNTDGARTVLGRAVAAGCDPVVYTSTVGIFIPPHAPVITPDSPLAQPRSGYGRSKVGAEHYTRGLADAGAPIVVVYPGGVTGPDQPVLDSNMEGLAESLKVGLPVCRSGGLSVIDVRDLADVLVAVLEPGRGPRRYMAGGRFFDWDAYAALLADVSGHTLRRFPVSGRALRGMGAGLDLVRRLRPVDWPVNRDSTEFMTTMVPTDDSLLAEDLGITYRPTEETIADALRWLVAAGHLDAGLVPALSP, encoded by the coding sequence ATGGTCACCGGGGCCACGGGCTTCGTCGGCTCCCACGCGGTGCGAACCCTCCAGGCCGCAGGCCACGAGGTGCGCCTGCTCGTCCGCGACGGGGTGAAGGTCGAGCGCGTGCTCGGGCCCGGCGTGGTCGACCCCGCGCACGTGGTGGTGGGCGACATGACCGAGCCCGAGGCCGTGGACCGGGCCCTGGAGGGCTGCGACGCCTGCATCCACGCCGCCGCGGTGGTGAGCGTCAGCACGACCGGTGGCGACCAGTCCAAGAACACCGACGGTGCCCGCACAGTGCTCGGCCGGGCCGTGGCCGCCGGCTGCGACCCGGTCGTCTACACCTCCACCGTCGGCATCTTCATCCCGCCCCACGCCCCGGTGATCACCCCCGACTCGCCGCTGGCCCAGCCCCGCTCCGGCTACGGGCGCTCCAAGGTGGGCGCCGAGCACTACACGCGCGGCCTGGCCGACGCCGGGGCGCCGATCGTGGTCGTCTACCCGGGCGGGGTGACGGGACCGGACCAGCCGGTGCTCGACTCCAACATGGAGGGCCTGGCCGAGTCGCTGAAGGTGGGGCTGCCCGTGTGCCGCTCCGGCGGGCTCAGCGTCATCGACGTCCGGGACCTGGCCGACGTGCTGGTCGCGGTGCTGGAGCCGGGACGGGGCCCTCGGCGCTACATGGCCGGGGGCCGCTTCTTCGACTGGGACGCCTACGCCGCCCTGCTCGCCGACGTGTCGGGCCACACCCTGCGCCGCTTCCCCGTGTCGGGACGGGCCCTGCGGGGCATGGGCGCCGGGCTCGACCTGGTGCGGCGGCTGCGCCCGGTCGACTGGCCGGTCAACCGCGACTCCACCGAGTTCATGACCACCATGGTCCCCACCGACGACTCCCTCCTGGCCGAGGACCTGGGCATCACCTACCGGCCCACCGAGGAGACCATCGCCGACGCCCTGCGCTGGCTGGTCGCCGCCGGCCACCTCGACGCCGGACTGGTCCCCGCGCTCTCCCCCTAG
- a CDS encoding N,N-dimethylformamidase beta subunit family domain-containing protein codes for MAFATVTGYCWPQSVVGGGTVSLHLSSAGGREVAVEVARVGRHREVVVSEPAVPAGDHPTPQGADREGCGWPPALTLEVDPSWRSGYYEVRLEIDVDGRRRVGHAFFVVRPRVGQPTAPVLMALTTNTWHAYNDFGGRNLYTGGTSVSLQRPMSPGYLHKPPGAGRRVTTLQVPDPEMAAHRGYLQLNHLSPYAGSAGWPDWELPFLQWAEREGYEVDVVTNADLEDHPQLLAGPGDGGYSLYLSIGHDEYWSGPMRDTVEGFIGRGGHAAFLSGNTSFWQVRLEDPTPEGPAATMVGYKGQLKDDPVYGTDRIGELSAMWSDREVGRPENQMTGVSFVRGGYHRIGKRATRGAGGYTVHRPDHWLFEGTGIGYGDLLGAAGTTVGYECDGCDLTYVDGLPVPTGSDGTPEGFTILGTVPACHFTRDTATRPPPPDQPSEVEFIAARMAGGGRGPEDVARISHGHAVLGTYTSPAGGVVVTSGSTDWVHGLGGRDPEVEQITRNLLDRLGGPPPT; via the coding sequence ATGGCGTTCGCGACGGTGACCGGGTACTGCTGGCCCCAATCGGTGGTGGGCGGGGGCACCGTCTCGCTCCACCTCTCCTCGGCCGGCGGGCGCGAGGTGGCCGTGGAGGTGGCCCGCGTCGGGCGGCACCGGGAGGTGGTGGTGTCCGAGCCGGCGGTGCCGGCCGGCGACCACCCGACGCCGCAGGGCGCGGACCGGGAGGGCTGCGGCTGGCCGCCGGCCCTGACCCTCGAGGTCGACCCCTCCTGGCGCAGCGGCTACTACGAGGTGCGGCTGGAGATCGACGTCGACGGCAGGCGACGGGTGGGCCACGCCTTCTTCGTGGTCCGGCCCCGGGTCGGCCAGCCCACGGCGCCGGTGCTGATGGCGCTGACCACCAACACCTGGCACGCCTACAACGACTTCGGCGGGCGCAACCTCTACACCGGCGGCACCTCCGTGTCGCTCCAGCGCCCCATGTCGCCGGGGTACCTGCACAAGCCGCCGGGGGCCGGCCGGCGGGTCACCACGCTGCAGGTCCCGGACCCGGAGATGGCCGCCCACCGGGGGTACCTCCAGCTCAACCACCTCTCGCCCTACGCCGGCTCCGCCGGGTGGCCCGACTGGGAGCTGCCCTTCCTGCAGTGGGCCGAGCGGGAGGGCTACGAGGTCGACGTGGTGACCAACGCCGACCTGGAGGACCACCCGCAGCTCCTCGCCGGGCCCGGCGACGGCGGCTACTCGCTCTACCTGTCCATCGGCCACGACGAGTACTGGTCCGGCCCCATGCGCGACACCGTCGAGGGGTTCATCGGCCGGGGCGGCCACGCCGCCTTCCTCTCCGGGAACACCTCGTTCTGGCAGGTCCGCCTGGAGGACCCGACGCCGGAGGGGCCGGCCGCGACCATGGTCGGCTACAAGGGCCAGCTGAAGGACGACCCGGTGTACGGCACCGACCGCATCGGCGAGCTCAGCGCCATGTGGTCCGACCGGGAGGTGGGCCGGCCCGAGAACCAGATGACCGGCGTCAGCTTCGTCCGCGGCGGCTACCACCGCATCGGCAAGCGGGCCACCCGCGGCGCCGGCGGCTACACCGTCCACCGCCCCGACCACTGGCTCTTCGAGGGCACCGGCATCGGCTACGGCGACCTGCTCGGCGCGGCCGGCACGACGGTCGGCTACGAGTGCGACGGCTGCGACCTCACCTACGTCGACGGCCTGCCCGTGCCCACCGGGTCCGACGGCACCCCCGAGGGCTTCACCATCCTCGGCACCGTGCCCGCCTGCCACTTCACCCGTGACACCGCCACCCGGCCCCCGCCCCCGGACCAGCCGTCCGAGGTGGAGTTCATCGCCGCTCGCATGGCCGGCGGTGGCCGCGGCCCCGAGGACGTGGCCCGGATCTCCCACGGCCACGCCGTGCTCGGCACCTACACCTCGCCCGCTGGCGGGGTGGTGGTCACCTCCGGCAGCACCGACTGGGTGCACGGCCTCGGCGGCCGCGACCCCGAGGTGGAGCAGATCACCCGCAACCTCCTCGACCGCCTGGGCGGCCCGCCCCCCACCTGA
- a CDS encoding DUF4386 family protein, which produces MTTTHPTPHPSPSLAAPAATARRPWSPARVGGVAALVEAATYVVGFVLLAAYLAPEGYLDGTDDPAAALTFLLDHQAALYAWHVVIYLVAGVALVGLAAALHHRLRRAGSTLAPVATAFGLIWSGLVLAAGMVALVGQGVVVDLHATDPAQAESTWVAVRAVQEGLGGGIELLGAVWVLALVAAGLGTGALGRGLTRLGVVVGVGGLLTVVPALEPVGAPVFGLGFIAWFAWVGRTLLRDDATAASA; this is translated from the coding sequence ATGACGACGACACACCCCACCCCGCACCCGTCCCCCTCCCTCGCCGCCCCGGCGGCGACCGCCCGACGGCCCTGGTCCCCGGCCCGGGTCGGCGGCGTCGCCGCCCTGGTCGAGGCGGCCACCTACGTGGTCGGCTTCGTCCTCCTGGCCGCCTACCTCGCCCCCGAGGGCTACCTCGACGGCACCGACGACCCGGCCGCCGCCCTGACCTTCCTCCTCGACCACCAGGCGGCGCTCTACGCCTGGCACGTGGTGATCTACCTGGTCGCCGGCGTCGCCCTCGTCGGCCTGGCGGCCGCCCTCCACCACCGCCTCCGCCGGGCCGGGTCGACCCTGGCCCCGGTGGCCACCGCCTTCGGGCTGATCTGGTCCGGGTTGGTGCTGGCTGCGGGCATGGTCGCCCTGGTCGGCCAGGGCGTGGTGGTCGACCTCCACGCCACCGACCCGGCCCAGGCCGAGTCGACCTGGGTGGCGGTGCGGGCGGTGCAGGAGGGCCTCGGGGGCGGCATCGAGCTGCTGGGGGCGGTGTGGGTGCTGGCCCTGGTCGCGGCCGGGCTCGGCACGGGCGCCCTCGGCCGGGGCCTGACCCGGCTCGGCGTGGTCGTGGGCGTCGGCGGGCTCCTCACCGTCGTCCCCGCCCTGGAGCCCGTCGGCGCCCCGGTGTTCGGCCTCGGCTTCATCGCCTGGTTCGCCTGGGTCGGCCGCACCCTCCTCCGCGACGACGCGACGGCCGCCTCGGCCTGA